One Campylobacter concisus DNA segment encodes these proteins:
- the smpB gene encoding SsrA-binding protein SmpB, translated as MKDLAKNKKALHDFSILETFEAGIVLKGSEVKALRAGRANLKDSFVRVIKGELFLLNAHISYLETTHSAFRPNERAARKLLMHRKQIDKIFGQVSQDGLALVVLALYLSDKNIVKARLALAKGKNLHDKRETLKRREADKEARAAIKRYV; from the coding sequence ATAAAAGATCTAGCAAAAAACAAGAAAGCTTTGCATGACTTTAGCATACTTGAGACCTTTGAGGCCGGCATCGTTTTAAAAGGCAGCGAAGTCAAGGCTCTAAGGGCTGGCAGAGCAAATTTAAAAGATAGCTTTGTGCGTGTCATAAAGGGTGAGCTTTTCTTACTAAACGCCCATATCAGCTATCTTGAGACTACACATAGCGCATTTCGTCCAAATGAGCGAGCAGCCAGAAAACTTTTGATGCACAGAAAGCAGATCGATAAAATTTTCGGTCAAGTCTCACAAGATGGGCTTGCTCTAGTTGTTTTAGCACTTTATCTAAGCGATAAAAACATCGTAAAAGCAAGGCTAGCTCTTGCAAAAGGTAAAAATTTACACGACAAGCGCGAGACTTTAAAAAGACGCGAGGCAGACAAAGAGGCAAGAGCTGCCATAAAAAGATATGTTTAA
- the truB gene encoding tRNA pseudouridine(55) synthase TruB has protein sequence MNAIFVANKPAGMSSNHFLGRLKRKYGVKKAGFSGTLDPFASGCLIVAFGSYTKFFRFLDKSPKVYEATIWLGASSPSMDNENITEISNVKELNLEKLEAIRGELMGKISYVPPKFSAKHVNSIRAYKLARSGEEFELKLETMEIYESEILNYSHPFLTLRLSVSEGSYIRSYAEIFGQKVGYNVTLSSLKRVSEGKFRYENEKFLNICNFLNIEQNTYFGDINNILDGKKLKINDFETQTQGIYLLNYDKFMSVIQIMDDTINYTLNKVEKC, from the coding sequence ATGAACGCCATTTTCGTGGCAAACAAGCCTGCTGGCATGAGCTCAAACCACTTTTTAGGACGACTAAAGAGAAAGTATGGCGTTAAAAAGGCTGGATTTTCAGGCACGCTTGATCCATTTGCGAGTGGCTGTCTGATAGTCGCTTTTGGCTCGTATACGAAATTTTTTAGATTTTTAGACAAAAGCCCAAAGGTCTATGAGGCGACTATTTGGCTTGGGGCGAGTAGTCCTAGCATGGATAATGAAAATATCACTGAAATTTCAAATGTAAAAGAGCTAAATTTAGAAAAACTTGAAGCCATTAGAGGCGAGCTAATGGGCAAGATAAGCTATGTCCCGCCAAAATTTAGCGCCAAACATGTAAATAGCATAAGGGCTTACAAACTAGCAAGAAGTGGCGAGGAATTTGAGCTAAAGCTAGAGACAATGGAAATTTATGAGAGTGAAATTTTGAATTATTCACACCCTTTTTTGACACTTCGTTTAAGTGTAAGTGAGGGGAGTTACATCCGCTCTTATGCAGAAATTTTTGGGCAAAAAGTTGGTTATAATGTAACTTTAAGCTCATTAAAGAGGGTAAGCGAGGGTAAATTTCGCTATGAAAATGAAAAATTTTTAAATATTTGCAATTTTTTAAATATTGAGCAAAACACGTATTTTGGGGATATTAACAACATACTAGACGGCAAGAAATTAAAAATTAACGATTTTGAAACACAAACACAAGGAATTTATTTGCTAAATTATGATAAATTTATGAGCGTAATCCAAATCATGGATGATACTATAAATTACACTTTAAACAAGGTAGAAAAATGTTAA
- the flgB gene encoding flagellar basal body rod protein FlgB, whose protein sequence is MFVLDRSKSSPLVESALAGRELRQKLISGNLANVDTPFYKARDVRFEDILREKANEIYNVSESKKLNLAKTNEAHMAAVDFPKSDTAQIFLRDGHMARNDANTVDLDVETTEMGKNTVMINALDGAYKAQGNIFKSVIDASAKN, encoded by the coding sequence ATGTTTGTTTTAGATAGATCAAAATCTAGCCCACTCGTCGAATCAGCCCTTGCAGGCAGAGAACTACGCCAAAAGCTCATCTCTGGTAACCTTGCAAATGTTGATACGCCATTTTACAAGGCTAGAGATGTAAGATTTGAAGATATTTTAAGAGAAAAAGCAAATGAAATTTATAACGTTTCAGAGAGCAAAAAACTAAATTTAGCTAAAACAAACGAAGCGCACATGGCTGCGGTTGATTTTCCAAAAAGCGACACAGCTCAAATTTTCTTGCGTGATGGTCACATGGCTAGAAATGACGCAAACACGGTTGATCTTGATGTTGAAACAACAGAAATGGGCAAAAACACAGTTATGATAAACGCCCTTGATGGCGCCTACAAGGCTCAGGGCAATATCTTTAAAAGCGTAATAGACGCAAGTGCTAAGAACTAG
- the csrA gene encoding carbon storage regulator CsrA yields the protein MLILARKENEEILLGNDIKVVVVSISKSTVKLGIEAPRNTMILRSELANDIKNENIHATKKASEADIHELAKKIEK from the coding sequence ATGTTAATCTTAGCAAGAAAAGAAAACGAAGAAATTTTACTAGGTAACGACATAAAAGTCGTCGTAGTAAGTATCTCAAAAAGCACCGTTAAGCTTGGTATCGAGGCTCCGCGCAACACAATGATACTAAGAAGCGAGCTGGCAAACGATATTAAAAACGAAAATATCCACGCCACTAAAAAAGCAAGCGAAGCCGATATCCACGAACTTGCGAAAAAAATAGAGAAATGA
- a CDS encoding 4-(cytidine 5'-diphospho)-2-C-methyl-D-erythritol kinase: MKSFAKINVFLKVVGTRGNYHEILSRFVLCEQLFDEIYFEKSNSFAIECDNKEIKENIIQKAIDELKKAGFSNELDEFFSSHKIIINKQIPIGAGLGGGSSNAATFLLMVNDELNLNIKRENLMQIASKIGADVAFFVSGYKAANVSGIGEIIEEFDDEVPNLSIFTPNVFCSTPMVYQEFRSNFLQYIDVNAAKKMQNLKSKELLEIYKNEELNDLFAPCFKLYPQMNEFRDKFLSGSGSSVFSVN; this comes from the coding sequence ATGAAAAGCTTTGCAAAGATCAACGTATTTTTGAAGGTAGTTGGCACCAGAGGCAACTACCACGAAATTTTGTCACGTTTTGTTCTTTGCGAGCAGCTTTTTGATGAAATTTATTTTGAAAAGTCAAATTCTTTTGCTATCGAATGCGACAACAAAGAGATAAAAGAAAACATCATCCAAAAAGCGATAGACGAGCTAAAAAAAGCTGGCTTTTCAAACGAGCTAGATGAGTTTTTTAGCTCTCATAAAATCATCATCAACAAACAAATCCCAATAGGTGCTGGTCTAGGAGGAGGCAGTTCAAACGCCGCCACCTTTTTACTAATGGTAAATGACGAGCTAAATTTAAATATAAAACGCGAAAATTTGATGCAAATAGCCTCTAAAATCGGCGCAGATGTGGCCTTTTTTGTAAGTGGCTACAAGGCAGCAAATGTGAGTGGCATAGGCGAGATCATAGAAGAATTTGACGATGAAGTGCCAAATTTAAGTATTTTCACGCCAAATGTTTTTTGCTCTACACCGATGGTTTATCAAGAATTTAGAAGCAATTTCTTACAATACATAGACGTTAATGCTGCAAAAAAGATGCAAAATTTAAAGAGCAAAGAGCTACTTGAAATTTATAAAAACGAGGAGCTAAACGATCTTTTTGCCCCATGCTTTAAGCTCTATCCACAGATGAACGAGTTTAGGGATAAATTTCTAAGCGGCAGCGGCAGTAGCGTATTTAGCGTAAATTAA
- a CDS encoding thioredoxin: protein MKNLLVLIIALFAFFGCGDDESSSANFKEFSPNEEVKLVDVSGKELTLVRKDHGFAIKNDENKVLMIDIFGTFCPPCQKEAAELTKYQLENKDKFTLIGLTHFENVTNEYVLHEFMQKFNAYYFITNDQKINDRLAEQIVRDIEYKHEIALPFKVVIKNGEYQILTDVDSGQYGVKYYLGGIKVTKMKEDLAKIYETK, encoded by the coding sequence ATGAAGAATTTACTTGTTTTAATAATCGCTTTATTTGCTTTTTTTGGGTGCGGCGATGATGAGAGTAGCAGTGCAAATTTTAAAGAATTTAGCCCAAACGAAGAGGTTAAGCTCGTAGATGTAAGCGGCAAAGAGCTTACTTTGGTTAGAAAAGATCACGGCTTTGCTATCAAAAATGATGAAAATAAGGTTTTGATGATCGACATTTTTGGCACATTTTGCCCACCTTGCCAAAAAGAGGCAGCCGAGCTTACAAAATATCAGCTTGAAAACAAAGATAAATTTACGCTAATTGGGCTAACCCACTTTGAAAATGTCACAAATGAGTATGTTTTGCATGAATTTATGCAAAAATTTAATGCCTACTACTTCATAACAAATGATCAAAAGATAAATGACAGACTTGCCGAGCAAATTGTAAGAGATATCGAATACAAACATGAGATCGCACTACCTTTTAAAGTGGTGATAAAAAACGGCGAATATCAAATTTTAACAGACGTAGATAGCGGACAATACGGAGTAAAATACTATCTTGGTGGCATAAAAGTCACAAAAATGAAAGAAGATTTGGCAAAAATCTATGAAACAAAGTAA